TCAGGTAGGCGAGTTTGCCGTTCCCGATCCCGCGATGCCGCGGTAGAGGACGTCGGTGAGCAGGTCGATCGCCTCGTCGTCGGACAGCGTGCGCCCGCTGCCGTCGCCGCCCGCCGCCAGCCAGGTCCAGGCGAACTGGTCCAGCAGGCTGTACATGGCGGAGATCACCAGCTCCGGATCGCCGGGCAGGACCGGTACGTGCGCCAGGTGGTCCCGGATCTGCTCCTGGTCGGCCGCCATGATCTGGCGCAGCCTGCGATCGAACTCCGCGTTCACCATGGCGGCCTGCCGGAGCGCGATCATCTCCGGCAGATGCGCCCGGTAGAACCGCCAGTACGCGGCCACATGCCAGCGCACCGCCGCGCGATCGGTGAAGTCGGCGCTGTGCGCAGGGTCCTCGGCGACCTCCCGGTCACCCTCGGCCAGCATGTCGGTCAACAGGGCGGTGAGTAGCTCCTCCTTGCTGGTGAAGTGGTTGTAGAACGACCCTGCGGCGCGGCCGGCCTCGGTGGCGATGTCGGTGATCTTCGTGTTCAGGTAGCCACGCCGGGTGAACACGCGTTTGGCTGCCTGCTTCAGCGCCGTCTCGGTCTCGGCCGCCCGCGCCCTCCGGTTCATCGGCACCTCCTTGACGCCGAACGCTAACAGGGAAATACTGAATTGATATTCACTGAATTTAGATTCACTTGGAGGTGTCGTGGACATCGAGGTGCTGGTGGCGGGTGCGGGTCCGACCGGGCTCACCCTGGCCATCGAGCTCGCCAGGCGGGACGTCGGCGTGCGGATCGTGGACAGGGCCGGGACGTACTTCGCGGGGTCGCGGGGGGACGGGCTGCAACCACGCACCCTGGAGGTCTTCGAGGACCTCGGCGTGCTCGACGCGGTGCTCGCCGAGGGCGCGCCACAGGCGCCGATCCGTGTCCATCTGGACGGGGAGTTCACCGGGGAACGCAGGATGAGCCCGGTACTGGAACCCACCCCGGACGTGCCGTACCCGAACGGCTGGGTGCTCGGCCAGTCCCGGACCGAGCACATTCTGCGCGAGCGTCTTGCCTGCCTGGGGGTCGAGGTGGAGCTGGGCACCGAGCTGACCGGGCTGTGGCAGGACGAGTCGGGTGTGACGGCCACGCTGGCACACGAAGGCGGTAGCCACACCGTCCGGTGCCGGTACCTGGTCGGCGCGGATGGCGGGCGCAGTTTCGTGCGCAAGTCGCTCGGGGTCGGCTTCCCCGGTGACACCGACGAGTCGGTCCGGATGCTGCTCGGCGACGTCCGCGCGGAGGGCCTTGACCACGGCTATGGCCACTGGTTCGCCCGTGCCGGGGAACCGGCCTCGGGTGTGGGCCTGACCCCGTTGCCAGTGGGCGACTGGTTCCAGTTCGCCGCACCGCTTGGCCAGAGCGAGGTCCGCCCGTGCCTGGACACGCTGCGGGAGCTGCTGGCCGGTGTGCTGGCCCCGGCCGAGGTCCGGCTGCGGGAACTGGCCTGGGCCACGGTGTGGCGGCCGAACGCCCGGCTGGCCGAGCGGTTCCGGGTCGGCAGGGTGTTCCTCGCGGGCGACGCGGCGCATGTGCACCCGCCGACCGGTGGGCAGGGGCTGAACACCGGCGTGCAGGACGCCTACAACCTCGGCTGGAAGCTGGCCGAGGGGTCGGACGTGTTGCTGGACAGCTACGAGTCCGAACGATTGCCGGTGGCCGCCGGTGTGCTCGGCCTGAGCGACCGGCTGCTGCGCAAGTACACCAGCGGCGCGCCGGATGCCCTCGATCGCGGTGTGGAGACCCGGCAGCTGGACATCAGTTACCGGCAGGAGGAAGGAGACGGCCCGCTGCCCGGTGACCGGGCCCCGGACGCGCCGGTGCTGGGGACAAGGGGCAGGCTGCGGCTGTTCGACCTGTTCCGTGGCCCGCACGCCACCCGGCTCACCTTTGGTGCCGCCTGCCCCGACCCGCTTCCCGGGGTGCACGACTACACCGTCCTGCCGCCGGGGCGGGCCGCGGGCGAATATGCCGTGGTCGACACCGGTAACCACGCGCACACCGCCTACCGGGCCACCCAGGGCACGACCGTCCTGATCCGCCCGGACGGCCACCTGGCCAGCCGACTGCTGTGAGGTCAGAGCAGGTCGCGGGCTGCGGAGTC
The sequence above is drawn from the Amycolatopsis aidingensis genome and encodes:
- a CDS encoding FAD-dependent monooxygenase is translated as MDIEVLVAGAGPTGLTLAIELARRDVGVRIVDRAGTYFAGSRGDGLQPRTLEVFEDLGVLDAVLAEGAPQAPIRVHLDGEFTGERRMSPVLEPTPDVPYPNGWVLGQSRTEHILRERLACLGVEVELGTELTGLWQDESGVTATLAHEGGSHTVRCRYLVGADGGRSFVRKSLGVGFPGDTDESVRMLLGDVRAEGLDHGYGHWFARAGEPASGVGLTPLPVGDWFQFAAPLGQSEVRPCLDTLRELLAGVLAPAEVRLRELAWATVWRPNARLAERFRVGRVFLAGDAAHVHPPTGGQGLNTGVQDAYNLGWKLAEGSDVLLDSYESERLPVAAGVLGLSDRLLRKYTSGAPDALDRGVETRQLDISYRQEEGDGPLPGDRAPDAPVLGTRGRLRLFDLFRGPHATRLTFGAACPDPLPGVHDYTVLPPGRAAGEYAVVDTGNHAHTAYRATQGTTVLIRPDGHLASRLL
- a CDS encoding TetR/AcrR family transcriptional regulator, with the protein product MNRRARAAETETALKQAAKRVFTRRGYLNTKITDIATEAGRAAGSFYNHFTSKEELLTALLTDMLAEGDREVAEDPAHSADFTDRAAVRWHVAAYWRFYRAHLPEMIALRQAAMVNAEFDRRLRQIMAADQEQIRDHLAHVPVLPGDPELVISAMYSLLDQFAWTWLAAGGDGSGRTLSDDEAIDLLTDVLYRGIAGSGTANSPT